The following are encoded in a window of Panicum virgatum strain AP13 chromosome 5N, P.virgatum_v5, whole genome shotgun sequence genomic DNA:
- the LOC120672919 gene encoding uncharacterized protein LOC120672919 yields the protein MILQDVWSSPSSQAGDTAWYLVFAKSKASSLQWNNRRLIGRNSHMVQFEKRKIEVSAISKEQSGHHIDIAKQPSITNGIASSASSAFTAQIDAAAQNAAEKIFVEL from the exons ATGATACTACAAGATGTGTGGTCTTCACCAAGTAGCCAAGCGG GGGATACAGCTTGGTACCTTGTGTTTGCTAAATCCAAAGCTTCATCATTACAATGGAACAACAGGAGACTCATAGGACGAAATTCGCACATGGTTCAATTTGAG aaaagaaaaatagaagtaTCTGCAATTTCCAAG GAACAATCAGGTCACCATATCGACATAGCAAAGCAACCTTCCATCACAAATGGAATCGCTTCAAGTGCGTCATCAGCATTCACCGCCCAGATCGATGCAGCCGCCCAAAACGCTGCCGAGAAAATCTTTGTGGAACTGTAG
- the LOC120676368 gene encoding 16.9 kDa class I heat shock protein 3-like: protein MSLARRSNVFDPFADFWDPFDVFRSVVPAASTDRDTVAFANARIDWKETPEAHVFKADLPGVKKEEVKVEVEDGNVLVISGERSKEEEDKNDKWHRVERSSGKFLRRFRLPENAKTDQQVKAGLENGVLTVTVPKAEVKKPEVKAIEISG from the coding sequence ATGTCGCTGGCGAGGCGCAGCAACGTGTTCGACCCCTTCGCCGACTTCTGGGACCCCTTCGACGTCTTCCGCTCCGTGGTGCCCGCGGCATCGACCGACCGCGACACCGTCGCCTTCGCCAACGCGCGCATCGACTGGAAGGAGACCCCCGAGGCGCACGTCTTCAAGGCCGACCTCCCCGGCGTCAAGAAGGAGGAGGtcaaggtggaggtggaggatgGCAACGTCCTGGTGATCAGCGGCGAGCgcagcaaggaggaggaggacaagaACGACAAGTGGCACCGCGTGGAGCGCAGCAGCGGCAAGTTCCTCCGCCGGTTCCGCCTGCCGGAGAACGCCAAGACGGACCAGCAGGTGAAGGCCGGGCTGGAGAACGGCGTGCTCACCGTCACTGTGCCCAAGGCCGAGGTCAAGAAGCCCGAGGTGAAAGCCATCGAGATCTCTGGCTGA